A stretch of Thermomicrobium roseum DSM 5159 DNA encodes these proteins:
- a CDS encoding alpha/beta hydrolase, whose translation MFRLARTVGIKFLVANRVPLAVLDLVLRLASAAALSPAGRYRFLLAGIHPRSLTTTLRRVRRLHDWPRAWVRAAHDYLLAAHERAVAGEVRLAAEYQRVAALCYHFAHVLALGDHRYRQQLYTSAVRLFRAAAPHLERPILPIEIPWHGIALPGYLCLPSDRPAPVVVFLNGASTVKEEMIGWAQPFLERGLAVLALDTPGSGEIADSVPAAPGQEDVGWAIVEAARTLPGVDPRRIALLGVSLRGAYAVQLAHAVPEFAAAVAVTAPFDPQPYVGALGELVRHDVALAAGVTPEDLPRLAPTLSLEPIAPSLRTPLLVVGAGNDLVVPPSESLRLYRAAGSIKHLLFFERANHVAFTHLEQWTALAAAWLAVMLGV comes from the coding sequence GTGTTCAGGCTGGCGCGTACGGTCGGAATCAAGTTCCTCGTCGCCAATCGAGTCCCGCTCGCCGTACTGGATCTCGTGCTGCGCCTGGCCAGCGCTGCTGCCCTTTCTCCAGCTGGCCGTTACCGCTTTCTCCTGGCCGGAATCCATCCCCGCTCGCTCACTACGACCTTGCGTCGCGTTCGTCGGCTGCACGACTGGCCTCGCGCTTGGGTGCGTGCCGCTCACGACTATCTGCTTGCCGCGCACGAACGTGCTGTCGCCGGCGAGGTGCGACTCGCCGCCGAGTACCAGCGTGTCGCCGCACTCTGCTACCACTTCGCGCATGTCCTGGCGCTCGGTGATCATCGGTACCGGCAACAGCTCTATACCAGCGCGGTACGCTTGTTCCGCGCCGCAGCGCCACATCTCGAGCGTCCCATCCTCCCGATCGAAATTCCTTGGCACGGTATCGCGCTTCCTGGCTATCTCTGCCTACCCAGCGATCGCCCCGCGCCAGTCGTCGTCTTTCTCAATGGGGCGAGCACTGTCAAAGAGGAGATGATCGGGTGGGCTCAACCTTTTCTCGAGCGCGGGCTCGCCGTCCTCGCGCTCGATACGCCAGGAAGTGGGGAGATCGCCGACAGCGTGCCTGCTGCGCCTGGACAGGAAGATGTCGGCTGGGCTATCGTCGAGGCGGCCCGCACCTTACCGGGTGTCGATCCGCGCCGCATTGCGCTCCTCGGTGTCAGCCTGCGCGGTGCCTACGCCGTGCAGCTCGCCCACGCTGTCCCCGAGTTCGCAGCAGCGGTCGCGGTCACTGCTCCCTTCGATCCTCAGCCGTACGTGGGCGCGCTCGGCGAACTTGTCCGTCACGACGTGGCCTTGGCCGCTGGAGTAACGCCTGAGGATCTTCCCCGTCTCGCACCGACGCTCTCCTTGGAGCCGATCGCACCCTCCCTGCGCACCCCTCTTCTGGTGGTGGGTGCTGGCAACGATCTCGTCGTGCCCCCCTCGGAGTCACTGCGCCTCTATCGGGCCGCTGGTAGCATCAAGCACCTGCTCTTTTTCGAGCGGGCGAATCACGTCGCCTTCACTCACCTGGAGCAATGGACAGCGCTCGCCGCAGCCTGGCTCGCCGTCATGCTTGGGGTCTGA
- a CDS encoding AAA family ATPase, translating into MTGQTQTIPKPRERRRYRDELEQQIDDVIVGIADLVRSHFRGLLTLAALGYAFYTWAWPARATWGPIVLTVLFALLQIAFAIVFVIVQFAAIFWFLGRGRTYWIKPGETGVSFADYKGNPEVLESARRIVTLLKGIKEFKEMGGEAIRGLLLVGPPGTGKSYLAQCISTEANVPFGYASAPSFQNMFFGVSNLRIMMLYRKARKLARKYGACILFIDEIDAIGQARGGRYAGQGFMGPLFGWGGSAMLNELLLQLDPPPQEVTLIGRLLRLLGLRRGRAELPPVLTIAATNLPDTLDPALLRPGRFDRKIVVDLPSAEGRREIIEYYLSKVKHDPNIPIDFMVHDTIGYTPAAIRYVINEAVIHAHFEGRNYITYEDFTAARETHELGLRQPIRTMSFEERRRIAYHEAGHALAQFLLQPKERVVKVSIIRRGEALGFSATKPTEERFTKTREELLADIQVALAARAAEELFLGTQMTGATSDLAQATHLANLMVSAWGMDGSLYSGLTYNQLVPDLYRKQRIERLLQRQFQNVKRLLEANRAAVTAIAEELLQRDELNEQQLRSILSQYQLVVPPPLPDPEEPLEARQAEERAVLAVVESEDGAVPKEPALIGEGETPDSGEQRPELRPQA; encoded by the coding sequence ATGACAGGACAAACACAGACCATTCCCAAGCCGCGCGAGCGACGTCGGTACCGGGACGAGCTCGAACAGCAGATCGACGACGTGATCGTCGGGATCGCCGATCTCGTTCGCTCCCACTTTCGCGGCCTGCTGACGCTGGCTGCTCTCGGCTATGCCTTCTACACCTGGGCTTGGCCAGCGCGGGCAACCTGGGGACCGATCGTCCTCACGGTTCTCTTTGCGCTGTTGCAGATCGCCTTCGCCATCGTCTTCGTGATCGTTCAGTTCGCCGCGATCTTCTGGTTCCTCGGACGAGGCCGGACCTACTGGATCAAGCCGGGCGAGACCGGCGTGAGCTTTGCCGACTACAAGGGAAATCCCGAGGTGCTGGAGAGTGCGCGCCGGATCGTGACCTTGCTCAAAGGGATCAAAGAGTTCAAAGAGATGGGGGGCGAGGCGATCCGGGGGCTCTTGCTCGTTGGGCCTCCCGGTACGGGAAAGTCGTATCTCGCTCAGTGCATTTCGACGGAAGCGAACGTACCGTTCGGCTACGCGAGTGCTCCCTCATTTCAGAACATGTTCTTCGGCGTGAGCAATTTGCGGATCATGATGCTCTATCGCAAGGCGCGCAAGCTGGCCAGGAAGTATGGCGCGTGCATTCTCTTCATCGACGAAATCGACGCTATCGGCCAAGCGCGCGGCGGGCGCTATGCTGGACAAGGGTTTATGGGGCCGCTCTTCGGGTGGGGGGGCAGCGCGATGCTGAACGAGCTGCTCTTGCAACTCGACCCACCGCCACAGGAGGTCACGCTGATCGGGCGCCTCCTCCGCTTACTGGGACTGCGACGAGGGAGGGCCGAACTTCCGCCCGTGCTGACGATCGCGGCGACCAACTTGCCTGATACGCTCGACCCAGCACTGCTGCGCCCGGGGCGCTTCGATCGAAAGATCGTCGTCGATCTGCCCAGTGCCGAAGGCCGGCGCGAGATCATCGAGTATTACCTGAGCAAGGTCAAGCACGATCCAAATATCCCGATCGACTTCATGGTGCACGATACGATCGGCTATACACCGGCCGCGATCCGCTACGTCATTAACGAGGCAGTGATCCACGCTCACTTCGAGGGGCGCAATTACATCACGTACGAGGACTTCACGGCAGCGCGGGAAACGCACGAGCTGGGGCTGCGGCAGCCGATTCGGACGATGTCCTTCGAGGAGCGGCGTCGCATTGCCTATCACGAGGCGGGACATGCGCTGGCGCAATTCCTGCTGCAGCCGAAGGAACGGGTGGTCAAGGTCTCGATCATCCGGCGCGGCGAGGCTCTGGGTTTCTCGGCGACGAAGCCCACGGAGGAGCGCTTCACCAAGACCCGAGAAGAGCTGTTGGCCGATATCCAGGTGGCGCTGGCCGCTCGGGCAGCGGAGGAGCTTTTCCTCGGGACACAGATGACCGGGGCGACGAGTGACCTGGCGCAGGCGACTCATCTGGCTAACCTCATGGTCTCGGCCTGGGGGATGGACGGATCGCTCTACAGCGGGCTGACCTACAACCAACTAGTTCCGGATCTCTACCGCAAGCAGCGGATCGAGCGCTTGTTGCAGCGGCAGTTCCAGAACGTCAAGCGGTTGCTGGAGGCTAACCGCGCAGCGGTCACCGCGATCGCCGAAGAGCTCCTGCAGCGGGACGAGTTGAACGAGCAGCAGTTGCGATCGATCCTGAGCCAGTACCAGTTGGTGGTTCCCCCGCCGCTTCCCGATCCCGAGGAGCCACTGGAGGCGCGGCAAGCCGAGGAAAGGGCCGTGCTGGCGGTGGTGGAGAGCGAGGATGGAGCGGTACCGAAGGAGCCAGCGCTGATCGGTGAGGGGGAAACCCCGGACAGTGGGGAACAGCGACCTGAGCTCAGACCCCAAGCATGA
- a CDS encoding NAD(P)/FAD-dependent oxidoreductase codes for MAGTLDPRRVYGQYSFWLETCGDDLSPRPALEGTYEADVAILGAGFTGLWTAYYLLEREPGLKVVILEQRIAGFGASGRNGGWLYPGFPVSLGELAERYGEETARAIHYAMRATVDEVERVLQVEGIDAHFHRGGVLRLARGAHQVPALEETARTLERLGITDYAEWLSVEAVRQRVRVTKVVAGLYSAHGAVIHPGRLVRGLARALERRGAVIFEETPVVGFRGGSSPFFRTPRGEVRARVLVLAGEAYLSQLAPLRRTLIPIYSLIVLTEPVPDEVWQEIGWENRELLSSQRLTVDYLQRTADGRIMFGGRGAPYRFGSRIADAYDRHGPTHEGLRQMCYEWFPALRLHGVRFTHAWGGPLGVPRDWMPTMRYDPRSGIALACGYTGQGVATANLAGRILADLITGQESELTRLPMTSHRLKDWEPEPLRWLGVRFVQLGYERLDRIAEATGKAPTGRSLVERLAAH; via the coding sequence ATGGCCGGGACACTCGACCCGCGACGCGTGTATGGTCAGTACAGCTTCTGGCTGGAAACGTGCGGTGACGACTTGTCTCCGCGCCCCGCCCTCGAGGGGACCTACGAGGCCGATGTCGCCATTCTCGGCGCTGGCTTTACGGGCTTGTGGACGGCCTATTACCTGCTCGAGCGTGAGCCGGGCTTGAAGGTCGTTATCCTGGAACAGCGGATCGCTGGCTTCGGCGCCTCCGGACGCAACGGGGGATGGCTCTATCCGGGGTTTCCTGTTTCGCTCGGGGAGTTGGCTGAACGCTACGGTGAGGAGACGGCGCGTGCGATCCACTACGCCATGCGTGCGACAGTCGACGAAGTCGAGCGTGTGCTCCAGGTCGAGGGGATCGACGCGCATTTTCACCGGGGCGGTGTCCTCCGGCTCGCTCGCGGGGCGCATCAAGTGCCTGCTCTGGAGGAAACGGCACGCACGCTCGAGCGTCTCGGCATCACCGACTATGCCGAATGGCTGTCAGTCGAGGCGGTTCGTCAGCGCGTCCGGGTGACCAAGGTGGTGGCTGGGTTGTACTCGGCGCATGGAGCGGTCATCCACCCGGGTCGACTGGTGCGTGGCCTGGCCCGCGCGCTGGAGCGGCGCGGTGCCGTGATCTTCGAGGAGACGCCGGTCGTCGGCTTCCGAGGAGGCAGTTCTCCCTTCTTCCGTACACCGCGAGGGGAAGTCCGGGCACGCGTGCTCGTCCTGGCTGGCGAGGCGTATCTCTCGCAGCTAGCTCCCTTGCGGCGGACACTGATTCCGATCTACTCGCTGATCGTGCTCACCGAGCCTGTTCCGGACGAGGTGTGGCAGGAGATCGGCTGGGAGAACCGCGAACTGCTCTCATCGCAGCGGCTCACCGTTGATTACCTGCAGCGGACCGCGGACGGTCGCATCATGTTCGGTGGGCGCGGCGCGCCCTATCGCTTCGGCTCGCGCATCGCCGATGCCTACGATCGGCATGGTCCGACCCACGAGGGGTTGCGGCAGATGTGCTACGAGTGGTTCCCTGCGCTCCGCCTCCATGGTGTGCGCTTCACGCATGCTTGGGGTGGACCGCTCGGGGTGCCTCGCGACTGGATGCCGACCATGCGCTACGATCCGCGCAGCGGTATCGCGCTCGCTTGCGGCTATACCGGACAGGGGGTGGCGACAGCGAACTTGGCCGGACGCATCCTGGCCGACCTGATCACCGGGCAGGAGAGCGAGCTGACGCGATTACCGATGACCAGTCATCGCCTGAAGGATTGGGAACCGGAACCGTTGCGCTGGCTCGGTGTGCGCTTCGTTCAGCTCGGCTATGAGCGACTGGATCGGATCGCGGAGGCGACCGGCAAGGCACCGACCGGGCGCAGCTTGGTCGAGCGACTGGCAGCACACTGA
- a CDS encoding PLP-dependent aminotransferase family protein, which produces MDERWQARWSRRGRIAAAAERPPRVPPEGMISFVYGDPDWETLPLDDMALAAEFLAENQRRDALGYQNLIRPDELNEALAEKLARDQGMQVAPDQILVTLGSSNGLGIICDALLDPGDVVLIDAPAWMGATSMFKLAGAELVGIPIDEHGIDPDGVAAALDRLEREGRRPKFLYTLPTFQNPAGVETSLERRQALARLADERGLLIIEDDAYYELRFRGEYPPTIYSLAAPGNVLYCGTLSKTIAAGLRLGYVVGPAPIVATLARARIDALRNSFTAALADWYLRTGRYHAHVAELRRLYREKCERMLAALEREMPEGVCWTRPNGGFFIWLTLPEGLSATALLSACRERRVDFIPGPAFYGDGSGDQHLRLSFSAVTLEQIDEGIARMAAVVREALAGELAAAR; this is translated from the coding sequence ATGGACGAGCGCTGGCAGGCGAGGTGGTCGAGGAGAGGGCGGATCGCCGCAGCAGCCGAGCGGCCACCGCGGGTACCCCCGGAAGGGATGATCTCGTTCGTCTACGGTGATCCGGATTGGGAGACGCTTCCGCTCGATGACATGGCTCTCGCAGCGGAGTTTCTGGCCGAGAACCAGCGGCGGGACGCGCTCGGCTATCAGAACCTGATCCGCCCGGACGAGTTGAACGAGGCGCTCGCCGAGAAACTCGCTCGTGATCAGGGCATGCAGGTTGCACCCGACCAGATCCTCGTCACGCTCGGCTCCAGCAATGGCCTCGGTATCATCTGCGACGCGCTGCTCGATCCCGGTGACGTGGTGCTGATCGATGCCCCGGCGTGGATGGGGGCGACCAGCATGTTCAAGCTGGCCGGGGCTGAATTGGTCGGTATCCCGATCGACGAACACGGAATCGATCCGGACGGGGTTGCTGCTGCACTCGATCGACTGGAGCGCGAGGGGCGGCGTCCCAAGTTTCTCTACACGCTGCCGACCTTCCAAAATCCGGCTGGCGTGGAAACCTCGCTCGAGCGCCGACAGGCTCTGGCTCGCCTGGCTGACGAGCGGGGCTTGCTCATCATCGAAGACGATGCCTATTACGAGCTTCGCTTCCGCGGAGAGTACCCACCGACCATTTACAGCTTGGCTGCACCAGGAAACGTGTTGTACTGCGGGACGCTCTCCAAGACGATCGCGGCTGGACTCCGATTGGGCTACGTGGTCGGTCCAGCGCCCATCGTGGCGACACTCGCCCGAGCGCGGATCGATGCGCTCCGGAACAGCTTCACGGCAGCGCTGGCTGACTGGTACCTGCGCACTGGCCGCTACCACGCGCACGTTGCCGAGTTGCGTCGGCTGTACAGAGAAAAGTGCGAGCGCATGCTGGCGGCCCTGGAGCGGGAGATGCCGGAAGGGGTGTGCTGGACGCGTCCGAACGGCGGTTTCTTCATCTGGCTCACTCTGCCGGAAGGCTTGAGCGCGACCGCGCTCCTCTCGGCCTGCCGCGAGCGACGGGTCGATTTCATCCCCGGCCCGGCCTTCTATGGCGACGGGAGTGGGGATCAACACCTGCGCCTCTCGTTCAGTGCGGTGACGCTCGAGCAGATCGACGAGGGGATCGCCCGGATGGCCGCTGTCGTGCGCGAGGCGCTGGCTGGCGAACTCGCGGCTGCCCGCTAG
- a CDS encoding MFS transporter, with product MADRGAATTIEPRRVTDGAARLLDSLLRYRDYRLLWTSSLLTQIAQWMLQVASGWLMLELTNSALWVGLLGFAGGLPFLLVAAPAGTLAEQIDRRLILLACQTGALTVSSLLAFLVLSGQATPLALLIATVLNGALLAANNATRQAALPSYVPRASIPNAVALLSAGMNTTRIVGPSLAGPLVATLGVGGTLLVQAGCLVLALLNTARLPATPPARPVCGSFFRTLVEGVSYVRRVPVVLALLLLASVPTLLVFPYLQLLPVFARDVFHLGPSGLGLLYTVGGAGALTGSLFVAGLQRARHRGFLMVAVIVIYGGVIATFAMTRWLPLVLICLFAGGFLGASYMALNNALLHLAIDDEVRGRVMGLYMITWGFMPLGALPMGALGDAIGVPAAVLAGAVASSLLALLVAWRVPALLRLP from the coding sequence ATGGCTGACCGCGGAGCCGCGACGACGATCGAACCGCGCCGTGTGACCGATGGTGCGGCTCGTCTGCTCGACTCGCTTCTCCGTTACCGCGATTACCGGCTACTCTGGACATCGAGCCTCCTCACCCAGATCGCTCAGTGGATGCTGCAAGTCGCGAGCGGGTGGCTCATGCTCGAGCTCACCAACTCGGCATTGTGGGTGGGTCTGCTCGGTTTCGCTGGCGGGCTTCCGTTCCTGCTCGTCGCTGCACCAGCCGGCACGCTGGCTGAGCAAATCGATCGCCGACTGATTCTCCTCGCTTGCCAAACAGGAGCCCTCACGGTCAGTTCCCTACTGGCCTTTCTCGTTCTGAGCGGCCAGGCCACCCCACTCGCGCTCCTGATCGCGACAGTACTCAACGGGGCCCTCCTGGCAGCCAACAACGCGACGCGTCAGGCTGCGCTTCCCAGCTACGTTCCCCGTGCCAGCATCCCCAACGCAGTGGCACTGCTCTCGGCGGGAATGAACACGACGCGAATCGTCGGGCCGTCGCTCGCTGGCCCACTGGTCGCGACGCTCGGAGTCGGGGGCACGCTCCTCGTCCAGGCAGGTTGTCTCGTGCTCGCCTTGCTCAACACGGCGCGCCTCCCGGCGACGCCTCCGGCGCGTCCGGTCTGCGGTTCCTTCTTCCGAACACTGGTGGAGGGGGTGAGCTACGTTCGCCGGGTGCCGGTCGTCCTCGCCCTTTTGCTGCTGGCCAGCGTGCCCACCCTTCTGGTGTTTCCCTATCTGCAGCTCCTACCCGTCTTTGCGCGAGATGTTTTTCACCTCGGGCCGAGCGGGCTCGGTCTGCTCTACACCGTCGGTGGAGCGGGTGCCTTGACCGGTTCGCTCTTCGTCGCGGGGTTGCAGCGAGCCCGCCACCGTGGCTTCCTGATGGTGGCGGTCATCGTGATCTACGGTGGCGTCATCGCGACCTTTGCCATGACGCGCTGGTTACCGCTCGTGCTTATCTGCCTCTTCGCTGGTGGCTTTCTCGGGGCGAGCTACATGGCGCTCAATAACGCCCTCCTGCACCTCGCCATCGATGACGAGGTGCGGGGGCGCGTGATGGGGCTCTATATGATCACCTGGGGTTTCATGCCCCTCGGTGCGCTCCCGATGGGCGCGCTCGGTGACGCCATCGGTGTGCCGGCTGCCGTGCTCGCCGGTGCGGTCGCCAGCTCACTCCTCGCCTTGCTCGTCGCTTGGCGCGTTCCGGCGCTCCTCCGCCTCCCCTGA
- a CDS encoding polysaccharide deacetylase family protein has translation MGRWRDGAQCAVMLTFDLDAETLWLAGSLERRERIGLLSQGTYGARVGVPLILHTLRRYELKATFFVPGWVAEHHPDVVAAIVDQGHEIGHHGYLHESVTELSSEEERAVLERGIEALRRVTGIVPRGYRSPSWELTTRTLQLLEEYGFRYSSNLMSHFLPWQHPDTRLIELPVQWLLDDAPFFLFRTGPGSRPIQPAQVAFQAWAEEFQGIYRFGGLFNLTMHPQLIGRPGRILMLERFFEHLLSYPRVWFATGQEVAEYWAAHVAANPEEWRQGLVYDPLRHRS, from the coding sequence ATGGGACGCTGGAGAGATGGAGCACAGTGTGCGGTGATGTTGACCTTCGATCTCGACGCAGAGACTTTGTGGCTCGCTGGCTCGCTCGAGCGTCGCGAGCGGATTGGACTTCTCTCGCAGGGGACCTATGGTGCGCGCGTCGGTGTTCCGCTGATTCTGCACACCTTACGCCGCTACGAGCTCAAGGCGACCTTCTTCGTCCCCGGCTGGGTTGCCGAGCATCACCCGGATGTCGTTGCCGCGATCGTCGATCAAGGGCACGAGATCGGCCACCATGGCTATCTTCACGAGTCGGTCACGGAGCTTTCCAGTGAAGAGGAGCGAGCGGTACTGGAGCGAGGAATCGAGGCGCTCCGCCGGGTCACTGGGATCGTCCCACGCGGCTACCGCTCGCCGTCCTGGGAACTCACTACCCGAACGCTCCAGCTTCTCGAGGAATACGGTTTCCGATACTCATCGAATCTGATGAGTCATTTTCTGCCTTGGCAGCACCCGGACACCCGACTGATCGAGTTACCGGTGCAATGGCTCCTGGACGATGCCCCGTTCTTCTTGTTCCGAACCGGACCGGGCTCGCGTCCCATCCAACCAGCCCAGGTTGCTTTCCAGGCGTGGGCAGAAGAGTTCCAGGGCATCTACCGCTTCGGCGGGCTGTTCAACCTCACCATGCATCCCCAGCTGATCGGGCGCCCAGGGCGGATCCTGATGCTCGAGCGCTTCTTCGAGCACCTCCTGTCCTATCCACGCGTGTGGTTCGCCACGGGGCAAGAGGTCGCCGAGTACTGGGCAGCTCACGTTGCGGCCAACCCGGAGGAGTGGCGACAAGGATTGGTGTACGACCCGCTCCGTCACCGCTCCTAA
- the cofH gene encoding 5-amino-6-(D-ribitylamino)uracil--L-tyrosine 4-hydroxyphenyl transferase CofH: MHETPALHELLERQLGLASPEVARILDRALSGHELTIEEGERLFATHGRDLFLVTLVADELRRRAVGDVVTYVVNRNINFTNVCIKRCGFCAFSRGHREEQGYFLPLEEIVRRAREAWELGATEVCIQAGLPPKMDPDLYPTICRAIKAELPEIHIHGFSPEEVVYGALRARTSIEEYLLRLKAAGVGSLPGTSAEILDDTVRQRISPGRITTAQWVEVITTAHRLGIPTTATIMYGHVETDRQRAAHLALIRSIQKETGGFTEFVPLSLVHSEAPMYRKRLLPDLRPGATGEDVVKMHAIARIMLHPYIRNIQVSWVKEGPKLAQWCLNAGANDLGGTLINESISTAAGATYGQLVPPRELRRWIREAGRVPAERTTLYEIRTPLTDEDPPHPLDAAAEHPERFGSYFQLIQDERFAFRKHYRIVLDAIPARAEAGAEKR, translated from the coding sequence ATGCACGAGACTCCTGCCTTGCATGAACTCCTCGAACGCCAGCTCGGACTCGCCTCGCCCGAAGTGGCTCGCATTCTCGATCGCGCTCTCTCCGGACATGAGCTGACGATCGAGGAGGGAGAGCGGCTCTTCGCGACGCATGGCCGGGATCTGTTTCTCGTCACGCTGGTGGCCGACGAGCTCCGACGGCGTGCGGTCGGCGACGTCGTCACCTATGTCGTCAACCGGAACATCAATTTCACCAACGTCTGTATCAAGCGCTGCGGTTTCTGCGCCTTTTCCCGTGGCCATCGGGAAGAACAAGGCTACTTCCTGCCGCTCGAGGAGATCGTTCGGCGAGCGCGTGAGGCCTGGGAACTCGGTGCCACCGAGGTCTGCATCCAGGCCGGGCTACCGCCCAAGATGGATCCTGATCTCTACCCGACCATCTGTCGAGCGATCAAGGCCGAGCTGCCCGAGATCCACATTCACGGTTTCTCCCCGGAGGAAGTCGTCTATGGCGCCTTGCGTGCTCGAACCTCTATCGAGGAGTATCTCCTCCGGCTCAAGGCAGCCGGCGTCGGTTCCCTGCCTGGTACGTCGGCCGAGATCCTCGACGATACCGTGCGGCAACGCATTTCGCCGGGACGCATCACGACCGCGCAGTGGGTGGAGGTGATCACGACGGCACACCGCCTCGGCATCCCGACGACGGCGACGATCATGTACGGACACGTGGAAACCGATCGCCAGCGGGCCGCTCACTTGGCTCTCATCCGGAGCATCCAAAAGGAGACCGGCGGGTTCACCGAGTTCGTGCCGCTAAGCCTGGTCCACAGCGAAGCACCGATGTATCGCAAGCGCCTGCTTCCCGATCTTCGACCCGGCGCGACCGGTGAGGACGTCGTCAAGATGCATGCCATCGCTCGGATCATGCTTCACCCGTACATCCGGAACATCCAGGTGTCGTGGGTCAAAGAGGGGCCGAAGCTGGCTCAGTGGTGTCTGAACGCTGGCGCGAACGATCTCGGTGGGACGCTGATCAATGAGAGTATTTCCACCGCAGCCGGCGCCACCTATGGCCAACTGGTACCACCGCGGGAGCTCCGTCGCTGGATCCGCGAGGCAGGTCGGGTTCCTGCCGAACGGACGACGCTGTATGAAATCCGCACACCGTTGACCGATGAGGATCCCCCGCACCCCTTGGATGCCGCAGCGGAGCATCCGGAGCGGTTCGGCTCCTATTTCCAACTGATCCAGGACGAGCGCTTCGCTTTCCGCAAGCACTACCGGATCGTGCTCGATGCCATTCCTGCCCGTGCGGAAGCGGGAGCCGAAAAGCGGTGA
- the cofG gene encoding 7,8-didemethyl-8-hydroxy-5-deazariboflavin synthase CofG, which yields MICFRTANAVDPAMERAVADAVDRGCLDPAAARRLIAAEAPLLLLLLEAASLVRERRSGRTITYSRKVFLPLTNLCRDQCAYCTFVRRPSDPRAHTMTPEEVLAVAEAGRAAGCKEALFSLGDKPELRYASYRQWLAARGYSRTIEYLRDMCALVLEQTGLLPHANPGVMSEDDLALLRPVTASMGLMLESTSERLLERGGAHRGCPDKVPAVRLATLEAAGRLRVPFTTGILIGIGETLEERVEALYAIRELQDRYGHIQEVIVQNFRRKPDIRMRDWPEPTLLDMLRTIAVARLILGTTTAVQAPPNLMPDGYEAYLLAGLDDWGGISPVTRDYINPERAWPHLRELKARTEASGLQLRERLAVYPGFIRRGEEFLDPAIRNRVAALVDPGGLVPREKELW from the coding sequence GTGATCTGCTTCCGGACGGCGAACGCGGTCGATCCGGCCATGGAGCGAGCCGTCGCCGACGCGGTCGATCGCGGTTGCCTGGATCCGGCTGCTGCTCGCCGCCTCATCGCAGCCGAGGCACCGCTGTTGCTGCTCCTCCTCGAAGCGGCCTCGCTCGTGCGTGAGCGCCGGTCCGGTCGGACGATCACCTACTCGCGCAAGGTCTTCCTTCCGCTCACGAATTTATGTCGTGATCAATGTGCCTATTGTACGTTCGTGCGCCGGCCGAGCGATCCGCGTGCCCACACGATGACGCCGGAAGAAGTGCTCGCCGTCGCTGAGGCTGGCCGAGCGGCCGGATGCAAGGAAGCGCTCTTCAGCCTGGGGGACAAGCCGGAACTCCGCTATGCCTCCTATCGACAGTGGCTGGCGGCGCGCGGCTATTCCCGGACGATCGAGTATCTCCGGGACATGTGCGCGCTGGTTCTCGAACAGACGGGCCTGCTTCCTCATGCGAATCCCGGCGTGATGAGCGAGGACGATCTCGCGTTGCTCCGCCCGGTGACGGCCAGTATGGGTCTGATGCTCGAGTCGACGAGCGAGCGCCTCCTCGAGCGAGGGGGCGCGCACCGCGGGTGCCCCGATAAGGTGCCGGCTGTACGGCTGGCTACGCTGGAAGCGGCCGGCCGCCTCCGGGTGCCCTTCACGACCGGCATCCTCATCGGGATCGGCGAGACGCTGGAAGAGCGCGTCGAGGCCCTCTACGCGATCCGGGAGCTGCAGGATCGCTATGGTCACATCCAGGAAGTGATCGTTCAGAACTTCCGCCGCAAGCCGGATATCCGGATGCGGGATTGGCCAGAGCCGACCCTGCTCGACATGCTGCGGACAATCGCGGTCGCTCGCTTGATCCTCGGAACCACGACGGCAGTCCAGGCGCCGCCCAACCTGATGCCCGATGGCTACGAGGCCTATCTCCTCGCTGGACTCGACGACTGGGGTGGTATCTCACCGGTAACCCGCGATTACATCAACCCGGAGCGCGCCTGGCCGCATCTGCGCGAACTGAAGGCCCGCACCGAGGCGAGCGGGCTTCAGTTGCGCGAGCGCCTGGCCGTCTATCCGGGATTCATCCGCCGTGGTGAGGAGTTCCTCGATCCTGCGATCCGGAACCGGGTCGCGGCGCTCGTCGACCCAGGTGGACTGGTTCCCCGGGAAAAGGAGTTGTGGTGA